The Raphanus sativus cultivar WK10039 chromosome 2, ASM80110v3, whole genome shotgun sequence DNA segment GAATCGCCGGTACAACTTCCAAAGGTCCTATCATCCTCGCCATTCCAAAATGGTAATTCTAAAAACTAAGATACCTCTTGACAAGTACAGTATAGTTGTCGACTTTGCTCTGTAGTTGAGTGTGGAGATTATCTAGTACTGGTGATGCTTATAGATAGATGAGTCGTAATCATCGTCTATAGAAGGAGTTTTAATGGGGAGATATAATAGTAGTGGTTTAGTATGAATGCGAGAGACATAGAGCGAAAGTCACGTGGGGAAAATATGTAATGAACTACGCGGTCTGATTTGTCGTCGCACGTGATACTTATGTTTCCATTTAGAGATTGACGCGCTTCTAGTAAAAACAAATGAGCAGCGACGCGTATACTGCTTACTTTGCTGACACGTCTGCATGCCCTACATGAGAAAGACAATACTATGTTCATGTGGTTGATAAATCATCTCACCAAACAGGCCTAGCGGTGTGTGATCCTGGTTTCCGGTTTAACTTTTGGTTCGTTGTCCGGTTATCATGAACATTCATCTATGGTTTGATggattgatgattttttttttcattatttttctttcctttATTCGTTTGTTAAAAAATGACTATGTGGACCTGATTCCTTGTACCGTATTGCCTCGGATAGAAAACACATAGTCACCAGCTCGAATTTGAACATATTGTATATgtgatatatttttcttttggtaaaatgtaTGTGTGGTATATTAAGAAGTGATCATCGAACAACATGACGTAAAAGTTccaaccccccccccccccccacataACTATAATCATAAGATACTTGAGAAATAGATGGACTATAACTATCATGAGATACCAATATATAGATACAAAATCTCATCTTATAcatttataacaaaatacaaaagggaatatatatctaaaaacaaGATGAAAGATCAGAGGGATTGTCAAAAAGCTTCCTCATCATGTTCTTGATCGTCTTCTTCTATCTCTCGTTCTTCTAAAATCGTCTCAAGAACCGGAGAAGTAGATGGTTTCTCCGGATAAATTATTTGCGGAGGAGCCGCCTCCATCCACCATGCCACAGCTCTCTTTACTTCAGTTAAATTTCGATCACGACGGTTATCAAAGAAACACATACTCGATCGATAGATTCAAAAATTGCAGAAATAACTCAAGATATTACGTTTAGTGTTTTTTCTGTAAGGGGATATTACGTTTAGTGACGAAGAAGTGTTATTACTCGAAGACATATATAGAGAAGGAGAGAATGATTGGTTGATTTGAATGGTGGACAGGTGGACGATCCATAATGAACAAAGTTGGTTGTTGTCGACTTCCTCTTGTTTGATATAACTATACAACGGTACAAGAATATTTCAGaacctataattttttttgtaaatgcaTGAGCAACACGCGTGTATCTTTATATTCCTACACGTTTCTTTCAAATGCTAAGATATTATTTATGCGTTTACGTCGCTTTTGTGCAGCTACATCACCCCCAAGCAAATTAATTAATGGCCAGATCTTTTTGCGGTCAGTGACACGCTAAGATAGTTAGGCTAGACTGCTTTTTTAACCACTTAGTTCTACACTTCTACACATTCAATTCCGATGTGCTCAGCTAAGACAATCCTTTAGTTTTgagtaattaaaaaaactaaaacaatataGTTTCCTTCACCCAAAGTGGTAAAAGCTTTAAGAAATTGCTACATACATATATCATATCCTTTTAAACGTTTATACAACGCTTTGGTAATTTTATGATCCAAGAGTCGTTGATGGAATTCACAAAAGGCTTTTACAGCTTCGATGGTACAATGGGTTGGAAGGATTTAAGCCTAAACGTTTCTAGTAGCGTAGACAATCATCAAGGGCCACATTATGGGTTGCCGACGATATGCGATGTTAAGTATTTTATAACATCATGAGAAAAGTTCCCATAACTTTGGTTTACAATCCTGGTACATTGTATCTACTTAGTCTTGTGctgtaaacaatttttttttctaaagaaaaaaagcTTGAGAGGGTCAAACAGTGATAGGTTTTACATAAAACGGGTAAGAACTCTATTGTCCATCTAAAGTGACGAAAGCATCCTTTAGAAGTCTTTGTGCTTCTTCTCTCCTCCTGCACACAAACCAAAACAACACTATCACCAATTAATTTGTGTGCTGATTTTCTATCTCCACAACACAATGAAAGAAGAACCCATCAGAACTAACCAACaagtttttaaataatctttATAGTTACACAGACTGATCTCAATACCactaagacaaaaaaaaaaaaaacattacaaaccTCTTAATGTCCTCCACAGCTTGCTTCCTCTGTTGGATCTGAAGCTCCATAATGTGAATAAGCGTTGCTCTCGCCTGAACATCAAGATAAAACATTAAAGCACCAAAACAGATGAAACCATGAAGTAAAACAGGAATCTTTCATACCTGGTGAGGCCTCAAGGAATTGAGAAGGTGATGCAAATTCTTGAAGATAGAAGAAATGTCACCAATCCTCTTTGCATACTGAGAAGGCCTCTCAACGAGAACATCAGCAAGCTCCAGTATATGTAACTGCAATTCTCTATTCAGAGACCTGAGTTCCTTCTTGTAATCTAACACCAAGATAAATTAGAATCTTCCTCACCATCCTCATCATCAACTCTAGAAGCTCGAAGTATAATGAGTTTAGAAGATCCAACATACCAACATTAGAGTCTTTAGGATAAAGCTGTGGCACTCCTTGCTCTTCTAAGCTTGGAAGAACATCCTCTGTCTAGCAACCAAGGcaattgaaattttaaagttcgAAACTTTGATTAAGAGGAAACGTGAAGGGGGGGATCTCTCACAGTGTAATTGCCACCGAAACAAATGTAGGTTCCTTCGATCGGAGGCGGAGGTTGGGGAGCTGTGTTAGGGTTTTCAGAGTAATCCTTGTAGAGTCTGTAATAGGGAGGAGGCGGCGGATACGTAGCTGTAGCCATTCTGCTACAGATCCAGATCATATAATCAGCAACAAGGTAATAACTATATATCCctaattagggtttttaatcGATTCGATGAACCGACTCCTTAACATCACAATGCAAATCTCGATCACTAATCTAATCTAAGAGTGATTTAGTAGCAATTGGAAGAGAGCAACTAGGTTTAAAACAAAAGCACAAAcctttttgggggggggggaaaCAAGGAAGATCGAAGAAGCTTTGCTTTGAGCTTCGGAGATGATGATGCGACGACGGCGCGGAGCGAGGAAGAACGACGAAACAGATTTTCCAAAATGTGGTTCTCTGGTTTAACTTTTGCGGGTTACCGGTTAAATCAGACGGGGTGAGTAGAGtcggtttagttcggtttaattaaaagttaactaaaattttgaaatactttatattcttaatgaacttttagatgattttacgtaaatttttagaatttattattttaattaattaattttattttaattatagaagttataatattatttgtga contains these protein-coding regions:
- the LOC108839951 gene encoding mediator of RNA polymerase II transcription subunit 7a; protein product: MATATYPPPPPYYRLYKDYSENPNTAPQPPPPIEGTYICFGGNYTTEDVLPSLEEQGVPQLYPKDSNVDYKKELRSLNRELQLHILELADVLVERPSQYAKRIGDISSIFKNLHHLLNSLRPHQARATLIHIMELQIQQRKQAVEDIKRRREEAQRLLKDAFVTLDGQ